The following coding sequences lie in one Rutidosis leptorrhynchoides isolate AG116_Rl617_1_P2 chromosome 6, CSIRO_AGI_Rlap_v1, whole genome shotgun sequence genomic window:
- the LOC139853994 gene encoding uncharacterized protein, which produces MPIYFVSKVLQQSEVNYPPIEKLVYALTHTARRLRRYFQAHSILVMTDQPIKHILRNPESSGRLAKWAIELGEYEINFSPRHAVKGQILADFLLETTEKVDHPQNVKASNHVWELHTDGASSEEGVGAGLVLTSPEGEEHTYALRFYFYASNNEAEYEALLSGLRIASEMGIKHLRAYVDSQIVAQQVNGGFEAKDVSMKQYLQLVEKISKHFETLEVVQIPRNKNKKADVLSKLATLTFDHLHKKVLVEVLKDKSVDEKVVVLTVEERESCWITPYMKYLQDGILPTDTMEARWIRVSAPLYVLENEILYRKSFSGPNLRCLTPQQAIDVVKEMHEGLCAQYSIIEL; this is translated from the coding sequence ATGCCTATATACTTTGTCAGTAAAGTATTGCAACAAAGTGAAGTTAATTATCCACCAATTGAAAAATTGGTGTATGCTTTAACACACACTGCTAGGCGACTCAGACGATATTTTCAGGCACATTCAATCCTGGTAATGACAGACCAGCCGATAAAACATATTTTGAGAAATCCAGAGTCATCAGGACGACTAGCAAAGTGGGCAATTGAATTGGGAgaatatgaaataaatttttcgCCACGACatgcagtcaaaggtcaaattttggcagattttttATTAGAAACAACAGAAAAGGTCGATCATCCGCAAAACGTTAAAGCTAGCAATCATGTTTGGGAGTTGCACACTGATGGTGCATCAAGTGAGGAAGGTGTTGGTGCAGGGTTAGTACTTACTAGTCCAGAAGGTGAGGAGCATACGTATGCATTGAGGTTTTATTTTTATGCATCTAATAATGAagcagaatatgaagcattgctttcCGGCCTCCGCATAGCATCAGAAATGGGAATAAAACATTTGCgtgcatatgttgattctcaaattgtggCACAACAGGTTAATGGAGGGTTTGAGGCTAAAGATGTTTCTATGAAACAGTATTTGCAATTAGTTGAGAAAATATCAAAACATTTTGAGACCTTAGAAGTCGTGCAGATACCAAGAAATAAAAACAAGAAGGCAGATGTTTTGAGCAAATTAGCAAcattaacatttgatcatttgcacaagaaAGTTTTGGTGGAGGTCTTAAAAGATAAATCGGTTGATGAAAAAGTAGTGGTTCTAACAGTTGAAGAAAGGGAATCATGTTGGATAACCCCCTATATGAAATATTTGCAGGACGGAATACTGCCAACAGATACCATGGAAGCAAGATGGATAAGAGTTAGTGCCCCACTTTACGTTCTGGAAAACGAAATACTTTATAGAAAATCCTTCAGTGGACCAAATTTAAGGTGTTTAACACCACAGCAAGCAATTGATGTAGTCAAGGAAATGCATGAGGGATTATGTGCACAATATTCAATTATAGAACTATAG